One window of the Pieris brassicae chromosome 2, ilPieBrab1.1, whole genome shotgun sequence genome contains the following:
- the LOC123720560 gene encoding coatomer subunit delta encodes MVLIAATVCTKSGKALVSRQFVEMTKARIEGLLAAFPKLMTGGRQHTFVETESVRYVYQPLDKLYMLLITTKASNILEDLETLRLFSRVVPEYCTQLTEAEVLNQAFNLLFAFDEIVALGYRESVNLAQVRSFVEMDSHEEKIYQAVRQTQEREAANRMREKAKELQRERLEAAKGRYTGASHKSFGTGFGSSSMSSSAASSEPMIEKIPTTPIKETRSTRSAMKLGSRGTDADSFVSRLQTEGEKIAPATTAVAKVEKVPVADQKDVHLRLEERLNLTAGRDGDIQNFELSGLLTLRITNELYGRIHVHVDNKDTRPLQLQTHPNVDKEAFRSGGVIRLKQAQRPFPMNSDVGVLKWRLATAGDDRPPLSVNCWPSEGVNGGCDVNIEYELEQDHLVLADVNINIPLPSGNTTLVVHQWEGSYSQKGRTLVWNIPFINKQQKSGTLEFTVTPAIPNDFFPLTVSWISETSLALLSSHKVVQADDGTPVDFSQEISFHPDKYEIV; translated from the exons ATG GTGCTTATCGCGGCTACGGTATGCACGAAATCAGGGAAAG CTTTGGTGTCTCGTCAATTTGTGGAAATGACCAAGGCTCGTATAGAAGGGTTGCTAGCTGCCTTTCCTAAGCTAATGACCGGTGGCAGACAGCACACATTTGTAGAAACAGAATCTGTAAG atacgTGTATCAGCCATTGGATAAGTTATACATGTTGTTAATCACAACTAAAGCAAGTAACATCCTTGAAGATTTGGAAACCCTTCGGCTCTTCAGCAGAGTG gtACCAGAATATTGTACTCAGCTTACTGAGGCAGAAGTATTAAACCAGGCATTCAATTTGCTGTTTGCATTTGATGAAATTGTTGCTCTTGGTTACAGAGAGAGTGTTAATTTGGCTCAG GTGCGTTCATTTGTGGAGATGGACTCTCACGAAGAAAAGATCTACCAAGCTGTCAGACAG ACTCAAGAACGAGAAGCAGCGAACCGTATGCGAGAAAAAGCAAAAGAATTACAACGCGAGAGGTTGGAAGCTGCCAAAGGAAGGTACACTGGAGCTTCACACAAGTCGTTtg GAACTGGTTTCGGCAGTTCTTCAATGTCATCATCTGCTGCAAGCAGTGAGCCGATGATTGAAAAAATACCCACCACACCCATCAAAGAGAC CCGTAGCACTCGTTCAGCGATGAAGCTCGGTTCTCGTGGTACAGACGCGGATAGCTTCGTGTCTCGTCTCCAGACTGAAGGTGAAAAGATCGCTCCCGCAACCACAGCTGTCGCTAAAGTTGAGAAAGTGCCTGTCGCTGACCAGAAAga CGTCCACCTACGTTTAGAAGAGCGCTTGAACCTAACAGCGGGCCGTGATGGCGATATACAAAACTTTGAGTTGTCCGGTCTCTTGACGCTGCGTATAACGAACGAGTTGTACGGACGGATTCACGTGCACGTCGACAATAAGGACACGAGGCCTTTACAACTACAG actcACCCCAACGTGGACAAAGAGGCCTTCAGGTCTGGTGGAGTGATTCGTTTGAAGCAAGCTCAAAGGCCATTCCCAATGAACAGTGATGTCGGGGTCCTTAAGTGGAGGTTGGCAACCGCAGGCGATGATAGGCCACCGCTTtcag TGAACTGTTGGCCGTCAGAGGGCGTTAACGGGGGTTGTGACGTCAACATTGAGTATGAGCTAGAACAAGATCACTTGGTGCTTGCGGATGTCAATATTAACATTCCTCTGCC atctGGCAACACCACGCTTGTCGTCCACCAATGGGAAGGTAGCTACAGTCAAAAGGGCCGAACTCTTGTCTGGAACAttccatttattaataaacaacagAAAAGCGGCACATTGGAATTTAC tgttactcCAGCGATACCAAACGATTTCTTCCCGCTAACTGTCAGTTGGATATCTGAAACGTCACTAGCTCTATTGTCATCTCACAAAGTGGTACAGGCTGATGATGGGACACCGGTGGACTTCTCACAGGAAATATCATTCCATCCtgataaatatgaaattgtttaa
- the LOC123720599 gene encoding uncharacterized protein LOC123720599 — translation MHPFYITILVLNTQISGDEYIDNFEDIVWQRYSLRTEKESLNLSKTFFPPLKNYEVNATRVSEDVYPWIARVIHSRNSDKPHVCTAVCVKEEIFVTAARCIATLHITYTRVIYKDHRIFSKAFIVPSNGSKQGYDDVGFIVVHKRYYMGVWHTIDIYPLNRTDTAYEWFRNSSFNDTHKVVGYTIKKGFHRIRNPLSDFFLTELEVFIDITLCNEVYTFNNLMGDFNVPCYHSCTLDDYRHDEQRCSMYHGVEGGAVFNTKTNILLGVATWGAFYSKYELPVGLSVVNSASFYEDYACAMKIQDDSRVEVEKGFYQSLCNGQ, via the exons ATGCAcccattttatataacaattctTGTATTGAACACACAAATTTCCGGAGACGAATACATCGATAATTTTGAAGATATAGTCTGGCAACGATATAGCCTACGTACTGAAAAGGAATCTTTGAACTTATCCAAAACCT TCTTTCCTCCCTTAAAGAATTATGAAGTTAACGCCACCCGTGTGTCGGAAGATGTGTACCCATGGATTGCCCGGGTTATTCATTCTCGGAATTCAGATAAACCACACGTGTGCACCGCTGTATGTGTTAAAgaggaaatatttgtaactgCTGCTAGGTGCATTGCTAC CCTACACATCACCTACACCagagttatttataaagatcacagaatattttcaaaagcCTTTATTGTACCTTCAAATGGATCAAAACAAGGATATGATGATGTTGGATTTATCGTGGTACATAAACGATATTATATGGGCGTATGGCACACAATAGACATTTACCCTCTAAACAGAACTGACACTGCATATGAATGGTTTAGAAATAGTAGCTTTAATGATACTCATAAAGTAGTTggttatacaattaaaaag GGTTTTCATAGAATAAGAAACCCACTATCAGACTTCTTTCTAACAGAACTCGAAGTTTTCATAGACATAACGTTGTGTAATGAAGTTTATACGTTCAACAACCTTATGGGGGACTTTAATGTGCCTTGCTATCATTCTTGCACGTTGGATGATTACAGACATGACGAACAACGATGTTCCATGTACCATGGAGTTGAAGGAGGCGCGGTATTCAATACAAAAACCAACATCTTGCTAGGGGTTGCAACTTGGGGTgctttttatagtaaatatgaATTGCCGGTAGGATTGTCTGTGGTAAATTCTGCAAGTTTTTATGAAGACTATGCTTGTGCTATGAAAATACAGGATGATAGCAGAGTTGAGGTTGAAAAAGGATTTTATCAATCACTTTGCAATGGACAATAA